The genomic DNA CGCTTGTTGCAATGATGGCCTATGTCCCAGACGGGGCAACAGATGAGGTGGTAAGTCTGTTCATATCACACATGAGATTATACTCTTGTATCATGGTTACACACAGTAAAACAAGGAACAGCAGTCACAGTTTAAAACAATGGGGACAGACGAATGAACGTGATTTAAATCAGAGAAGCTGATAGTTTGACGGTACCATTCAGTGTAGGCGCGATATACTAATTTCATGACATTCAAAATATAATTCTTCAGTTTATCTAATGACTATCTTATGTCTGTTCGTGTAAATATAGAGAGGACATGGTAAAAGTTTATCCAGTTTGTTGCACAGTGGGTCAAAGAAAAGTTGTTCTCCGTGTTCGCAGGTGTCCTTTTATTGGAAAACCTTTTAGGGCCTTGATCTCATGTACATTCTGATAAGATAacgagcccccaccccccgctccaccCCACATTACTGTCCAAACCACTTTGCGATTCTAACGAAAACCACAACTAACCCCTAGAATGCGGACAAGTTATACTGTTCACACCACCCAGCGCTTCTAACGAAACCTACCACCCCGAACCCCTAAAACGTTGACAGGTTACTGTCCAAATCACCTAGCAATTCTACAGAAaacaccacccccagcccctagaATCTGGACAAGTTGCACTGTTCACACCACTCAGCGCCTCCAAACGGAACAGAACGTCTTCAGAAAATCAGTCATCTGATGCTGCGGAGACCTCGAACGATGGCCGGAAAAAGCGACTCGAAAGTGAACGTCAAGTTATCGCTGTAGCGAGGCCCGCCTCCCCACGATCCGCGCTGCAGCCCGAAACCGCTGCTCCGCGATATGGAGTCGAAACTTCTCTTCCGCGCTTCCCTCCCTTGCTTCTTCCAAGCCACTTCCGCTTCCTTTCTCGCCGGTGGTTGCTTCCCTTCCTCAGCCGGAAGTGGAAAGGTCTGACTTCCGGGTCGGAAGTTTTGCGGTTGTGGTTGCAGGGCGGATCTCATCAGGTCAGCCAGGGAGGGTGTG from Babylonia areolata isolate BAREFJ2019XMU chromosome 11, ASM4173473v1, whole genome shotgun sequence includes the following:
- the LOC143287375 gene encoding uncharacterized protein LOC143287375; this translates as MTMLSHSLAESVGLTVMFITTVQLLSSVSCVPLTVGEVEERDMALYDSLHQALSEAILQDMASDTSRLASLRHLPAIPRPHFFPRTPTDTPSLADLMRSALQPQPQNFRPGSQTFPLPAEEGKQPPARKEAEVAWKKQGREARKRSFDSISRSSGFGLQRGSWGGGPRYSDNLTFTFESLFPAIVRGLRSIR